The Terriglobia bacterium DNA window CGATGAACCGTCTAAGAGCGTAGGCGCAGAGATCCGCCATTTGGATCATGCTCGTCAAGGAGCTGTCGACGAACAATGGAGTCTCGACGATGTTCTCGATTTGACGGTAAAACGTGCCGAAACGATGGAACTTGCGGGACAGCCTCGTTAGCCGTGGAGCTGCGGTGGTGTTGTTGTCGTGCACCACGATTCCACGCATTCGCATTCCATCGAGAAACGCTTGGTATCGGGTCAAGACTTGTTCGAAGGCAAGCTCGTACGGAGTGAGGCTACCGGGGACGAAATCGGGCTTGCTGATGGCCTCCGCGAAAATTCTGACGGTTCCCCAAGTCGCCAGTTCCTTTGCAAGCGCCTCCAGGCACCCGAGCCGCTCCTCGCGCGTGAGATGGATGTAAGGACGAATTGTCTGACTCTCGCGTCGGTAGCTCTTGATCTTGTTCCGATCGCCC harbors:
- a CDS encoding DUF3800 domain-containing protein, translated to MYILYVDESGVEDLRSGTTHFVLLGLVIPGDQWKRLDDILDRIKARYDLSGVEIHTGWMCRRYSEQESIIDFEKLDRTARRAAVEEAIRRRAGVLGVRGDRNKIKSYRRESQTIRPYIHLTREERLGCLEALAKELATWGTVRIFAEAISKPDFVPGSLTPYELAFEQVLTRYQAFLDGMRMRGIVVHDNNTTAAPRLTRLSRKFHRFGTFYRQIENIVETPLFVDSSLTSMIQMADLCAYALRRFIENNETLLWDVVESRVEQQNGVNVGLRHYTGKRPCMCRLCVAHGRR